One Halosegnis longus DNA window includes the following coding sequences:
- a CDS encoding DUF7118 family protein, giving the protein MSDAPDPEHTRAALRRAADEYERVREAVEEAGGESAVRQTTGAYRRFRRLLADNEESATGTGFQEYIQFQEAVASATEELDESMPAYEAFEAADDAVHVNRLSASDFENAREALDPAREYADLLVEWEAAEELLRETRRAARDRLDTLDEEIEADERLLELGDADLGAPVEQLRDPIERYNEGVLADFERLKREASARELFGVIESADSYPLVGFRDPPTRMREYIADDPVGEESVKQLLEYADYSAEKLGHYVDNPGDLNRFVATNQTYLANLDASPLTVAYPPPEAGELEYECKEYIAVCNRFADEETLAALRAVRSLPSETDYERLREAAEALETLTDDERDRLRAGEVEPQLEACRAERAALEEALDSTPEP; this is encoded by the coding sequence ATGAGTGACGCCCCCGACCCCGAACACACGCGCGCCGCGCTCCGCCGGGCCGCGGACGAGTACGAGCGCGTGCGCGAGGCAGTCGAAGAGGCGGGCGGGGAGTCGGCCGTCCGGCAGACGACCGGCGCATACCGGCGCTTTCGCCGGCTGCTCGCGGACAACGAGGAGTCCGCGACCGGCACCGGCTTCCAGGAGTACATCCAGTTTCAGGAGGCCGTCGCCTCGGCGACCGAGGAGTTAGACGAGTCGATGCCGGCCTACGAGGCGTTCGAGGCGGCCGACGACGCCGTCCACGTGAACCGGCTCTCGGCGAGCGACTTCGAGAACGCCCGCGAGGCGCTCGACCCCGCCCGCGAGTACGCCGACCTGCTCGTGGAGTGGGAGGCCGCCGAGGAACTCCTACGAGAGACGCGCCGTGCGGCCCGCGACCGTCTCGACACGCTGGACGAGGAAATCGAGGCCGACGAGCGACTGCTCGAACTCGGCGACGCCGACCTCGGTGCGCCCGTCGAGCAGTTGCGCGACCCCATCGAACGGTACAACGAAGGCGTACTCGCCGACTTCGAGCGGCTCAAGCGGGAGGCGTCGGCCCGCGAGCTGTTCGGCGTCATCGAGAGCGCCGACAGCTACCCGCTCGTGGGGTTTCGCGACCCGCCGACACGGATGCGCGAGTACATCGCCGACGACCCGGTCGGCGAGGAGTCGGTGAAGCAGCTGCTCGAGTACGCCGACTACTCCGCGGAGAAGCTGGGCCACTACGTCGACAATCCGGGCGACTTGAACCGGTTCGTGGCGACGAACCAGACGTATCTCGCGAATCTGGACGCCTCCCCGCTGACGGTCGCGTACCCGCCGCCGGAAGCCGGCGAACTGGAGTACGAGTGTAAGGAGTACATCGCCGTCTGCAACCGGTTTGCCGACGAGGAGACGCTGGCCGCGCTGCGGGCGGTGCGGTCGCTCCCGAGCGAGACCGACTACGAACGGCTCCGCGAGGCGGCCGAGGCCCTCGAAACGCTGACCGACGACGAGCGCGACCGCCTCCGAGCCGGCGAGGTCGAACCGCAGTTGGAGGCGTGTCGGGCAGAGCGCGCGGCGCTCGAGGAAGCGCTCGATTCGACGCCCGAACCCTGA
- the hisA gene encoding 1-(5-phosphoribosyl)-5-[(5-phosphoribosylamino)methylideneamino]imidazole-4-carboxamide isomerase, producing the protein MYDSFSVIPAVDMQDGEVVQLVGGERDTGTQYGDPVEAAERWVDAGAEILHLVDLDGAFEGERVNADAVEAIVEAVDVPVQVGGGIRTASDAGDLLSLGVDRVILGTAAVEDPDIVTRISEMYADSVIVSLDAKDGEVVVDGWTEGTGLDPAEAAGRYEELGAAGILFTDVDVEGQLTGVRRGPIEAVTEAVEIPVIASGGVATLDDIRTLREVGAAAVVVGTALYEGKFTLEAAMSV; encoded by the coding sequence ATGTACGATTCCTTCTCCGTCATCCCCGCCGTCGATATGCAGGACGGCGAGGTGGTCCAGCTGGTCGGTGGCGAGCGCGACACCGGTACCCAGTACGGTGATCCGGTCGAGGCGGCCGAACGCTGGGTCGACGCCGGCGCGGAAATCCTCCATCTGGTCGACCTCGACGGGGCCTTCGAGGGCGAGCGTGTCAACGCCGACGCGGTCGAGGCCATCGTCGAGGCCGTCGACGTGCCGGTGCAGGTCGGCGGCGGGATTCGCACCGCCTCGGACGCGGGCGACTTACTCTCGCTGGGCGTCGACCGCGTCATTCTCGGTACCGCCGCCGTCGAAGACCCCGACATCGTCACGCGCATCTCGGAGATGTACGCCGACAGCGTCATCGTGAGCCTGGACGCCAAGGACGGCGAGGTCGTCGTCGACGGCTGGACCGAGGGGACGGGACTCGACCCCGCAGAGGCGGCCGGACGCTACGAGGAGTTGGGCGCGGCGGGCATCCTCTTCACCGACGTGGACGTAGAAGGGCAACTGACGGGCGTGCGCCGGGGGCCAATCGAGGCCGTCACCGAGGCGGTCGAGATTCCGGTCATCGCCTCCGGCGGCGTCGCGACGCTCGATGACATCCGGACGCTCCGCGAGGTGGGTGCGGCGGCGGTCGTCGTCGGCACCGCGCTCTATGAGGGAAAGTTCACGCTCGAAGCGGCGATGTCGGTCTGA
- a CDS encoding IMPACT family protein: protein MSEGDDRDSYRTVASAARASFEVRGSEFIGHVRPVESAEAAEAFIEEVRSEYGDATHNVPAYRVRADPFREYSSDDGEPSGSAGKPALNVLQGQELENVAVVVTRYYGGTNLGVGGLVSAYGQAVKDAVDAAGTTEREPHERFAATVAYDDSGTVRGVLDSADVEYEADYGEDVQFVVSVPVADAAGLRDRLRSATSGRVTIEAR from the coding sequence ATGAGCGAGGGCGACGACCGGGACAGCTACCGGACCGTCGCGAGCGCGGCACGGGCCTCCTTCGAGGTGCGCGGCTCGGAGTTCATCGGCCACGTCCGGCCGGTCGAGTCGGCCGAGGCCGCGGAAGCGTTCATCGAGGAGGTCCGGAGCGAGTACGGCGACGCGACCCACAACGTCCCCGCCTACCGCGTCCGGGCGGACCCGTTTCGCGAGTACAGCAGCGACGACGGGGAGCCATCCGGCAGCGCGGGTAAACCGGCGCTGAACGTCTTACAGGGGCAGGAACTGGAGAACGTCGCCGTCGTCGTGACCCGATACTACGGCGGGACGAACCTCGGCGTCGGCGGACTGGTCAGCGCCTACGGACAGGCCGTCAAGGATGCGGTCGACGCGGCGGGCACCACGGAGCGCGAGCCACACGAGCGGTTCGCCGCCACCGTCGCGTACGACGACTCCGGGACGGTTCGCGGCGTCCTCGACTCGGCGGACGTGGAGTACGAGGCCGACTACGGCGAGGACGTGCAGTTCGTGGTGTCGGTGCCGGTGGCCGACGCCGCCGGTCTCCGCGACCGACTCCGGAGTGCGACGAGCGGTCGTGTCACTATCGAGGCGCGCTAA
- the hisI gene encoding phosphoribosyl-AMP cyclohydrolase, producing MSESVTVEFDEDGLVPAVAQSAADGTVLMLAYVNEEALERTRETGEAHYYSRSREELWHKGGSSGHTQSVEEIRVDCDADTLLYVVEQEGGACHTGFESCFHRTLDGEEVGERVFDPEEVYGDG from the coding sequence ATGAGCGAATCCGTGACGGTCGAGTTCGACGAGGACGGACTGGTCCCCGCCGTCGCCCAATCCGCCGCGGACGGCACCGTCCTCATGCTCGCGTACGTGAACGAGGAGGCGCTCGAACGCACCCGCGAGACGGGCGAGGCACACTACTACTCCCGCTCGCGCGAGGAACTCTGGCACAAAGGCGGGAGTTCGGGCCACACCCAATCCGTCGAGGAGATTCGCGTCGACTGCGACGCCGACACTCTGCTGTACGTGGTCGAACAGGAGGGCGGAGCCTGTCACACCGGCTTCGAGTCCTGTTTCCACCGAACCCTCGACGGGGAGGAGGTCGGCGAGCGCGTCTTCGACCCCGAGGAGGTGTACGGCGACGGATGA
- the hisB gene encoding imidazoleglycerol-phosphate dehydratase HisB: MSERTAAVTRTTGETDIEVTVAIDGDGDATIDTGIGFFDHMLRAVATHGLFDVTVRCDGDLDIDDHHTVEDVAITLGEAFADAVGDKRGIVRYADRRVPLDEAVGSVVLDISGRPYFEWDGDFSQEQVGEFTSDMARHFFESFAMHANVTLHAGIEGRNAHHEIEALFKAVARALDDATRYDERRTDTPSTKGTL, translated from the coding sequence ATGAGCGAGCGAACGGCGGCGGTCACCCGCACCACCGGCGAGACGGACATCGAGGTGACGGTCGCCATCGACGGCGACGGCGACGCCACCATCGACACCGGTATCGGCTTCTTCGACCACATGCTTCGGGCCGTCGCCACCCACGGCCTGTTCGACGTGACCGTCCGGTGTGACGGCGACCTCGACATCGATGACCACCACACCGTCGAGGACGTGGCCATCACGCTCGGCGAGGCGTTCGCCGACGCCGTCGGCGACAAGCGCGGCATCGTGCGGTACGCCGACCGTCGCGTTCCGCTCGACGAGGCCGTCGGCTCCGTCGTGCTCGACATCTCCGGTCGCCCCTACTTCGAGTGGGACGGCGACTTCTCACAGGAGCAGGTCGGCGAGTTCACGAGCGACATGGCCCGCCACTTCTTCGAGTCGTTCGCGATGCACGCGAACGTCACCCTCCACGCCGGAATCGAGGGGCGAAACGCCCACCACGAAATCGAGGCGCTGTTCAAAGCCGTCGCCCGCGCGCTGGACGACGCCACCCGCTACGACGAGCGCCGGACGGACACTCCTTCGACGAAGGGGACGCTCTAG
- a CDS encoding inorganic phosphate transporter: MISPLLILGLVVAAFVGFNIGGSSTGVAFGPAVGSDIISKGGAAALMTVFAFAGGWFSGRNVIQTMGGEIVPASYFTLIASVTILLFVGLALLISNLFGVPASTSMTAVGAIAGMGLAERALQWAVMGQIMVWWLVAPLLGFWVCTMIGRYFYPYLDSWFALEEATGLKRMVTRFLVVAIGCYMAYSAGASNVANAVAPLVAGGTGQLTASQGVFLAGGAIAVGAFTIARRTLDTVGTGLTDLPLLAALIVEAVSATLITFLSELGIPASLAVSATMCIIGLGWGRATRTSRLVDVATTAMGGNTSETVQPGVDSLNTDDDEIRPIGEEETEELSANDLFDPAATGRVITLWLATPTLAAVGSFVVFAVVFPVVLG, translated from the coding sequence ATGATATCGCCACTGCTTATTCTTGGCTTGGTCGTCGCGGCGTTCGTCGGCTTCAACATCGGTGGGTCGTCGACGGGCGTCGCGTTCGGACCAGCAGTCGGCAGCGACATTATCAGCAAAGGCGGTGCGGCCGCGCTGATGACCGTCTTCGCCTTCGCCGGCGGCTGGTTTTCCGGCCGCAACGTCATCCAGACGATGGGCGGTGAAATCGTCCCGGCGAGCTACTTCACGCTGATTGCGAGCGTCACTATCCTGCTGTTCGTCGGCCTGGCGCTGCTCATCTCGAATCTGTTCGGCGTGCCCGCCTCGACCTCGATGACTGCCGTCGGCGCGATCGCCGGGATGGGACTGGCAGAACGCGCGCTCCAGTGGGCGGTGATGGGCCAGATTATGGTGTGGTGGCTCGTCGCCCCGCTGCTCGGCTTCTGGGTCTGTACGATGATTGGTCGCTACTTCTACCCGTATCTGGACTCGTGGTTCGCACTGGAGGAGGCCACCGGGCTGAAGCGGATGGTCACCCGGTTTCTCGTCGTCGCCATCGGCTGTTACATGGCCTACTCGGCGGGGGCGTCGAACGTCGCGAACGCGGTCGCACCCCTCGTCGCCGGCGGCACCGGTCAACTGACGGCGAGTCAGGGTGTCTTCCTCGCCGGTGGTGCCATCGCCGTCGGCGCGTTCACCATCGCTCGACGCACGCTCGACACAGTCGGGACGGGGCTGACCGACCTGCCGCTGCTCGCTGCGCTCATCGTCGAGGCGGTGTCGGCGACGCTCATCACGTTCCTCTCCGAGCTGGGGATTCCCGCCTCGCTCGCCGTCTCCGCGACGATGTGTATCATCGGGCTCGGCTGGGGGCGTGCCACCCGGACGAGCCGGCTCGTCGACGTGGCGACGACGGCGATGGGCGGCAACACCTCCGAGACGGTCCAGCCCGGCGTCGACTCGCTCAACACCGACGACGATGAGATTCGGCCAATCGGCGAGGAGGAAACCGAGGAGCTGTCGGCGAACGACCTCTTTGACCCCGCGGCGACGGGCCGGGTCATCACGCTCTGGCTGGCGACGCCGACGCTGGCCGCAGTCGGCTCTTTCGTCGTGTTCGCGGTCGTCTTCCCGGTCGTGTTGGGGTGA
- a CDS encoding HVO_0234 family beta-propeller protein — protein MSADEDISLEEKRVYAGGSARPAFVATDAGLARVSVSGDLVGEFGLAVRESATDVATDDGRVVAATDEIRQLTDDGNQALGFPGATVVGFSGGIVAAGDGRLARYDDGGWTTLAEVEHPTAIGDGVVATESGVVGFDGRSRGLDAVRDMSSKYAATADGLFRGPDWELIRDGGFRAVVTGERRLLAVTDSGNVLERDGEWRDLDAPGEVADAALTADGIYAITVDGTFLADAGDGWRSRVLGLPGARRLAVPTARPE, from the coding sequence ATGAGCGCAGACGAGGACATCTCGCTGGAGGAGAAACGCGTCTACGCCGGCGGCTCCGCCCGCCCCGCCTTCGTCGCCACCGATGCCGGCCTCGCCCGGGTTTCGGTCTCGGGCGACCTCGTGGGGGAGTTCGGGCTGGCGGTGCGCGAGTCGGCGACCGACGTAGCAACGGACGACGGCCGCGTCGTCGCCGCGACCGACGAGATTCGACAGCTCACCGACGACGGGAATCAGGCCCTCGGCTTCCCGGGCGCGACCGTCGTCGGCTTCTCGGGCGGTATCGTCGCTGCCGGCGACGGTCGGCTCGCCCGCTACGACGACGGGGGATGGACGACACTCGCCGAGGTCGAGCACCCGACAGCAATCGGCGACGGCGTCGTCGCTACCGAGTCGGGCGTCGTCGGCTTCGACGGCCGCTCTCGTGGCCTGGATGCGGTGCGGGACATGTCCAGCAAGTACGCCGCGACCGCCGACGGGCTGTTTCGCGGGCCAGACTGGGAACTGATTCGCGACGGGGGCTTCCGCGCAGTCGTGACCGGCGAGCGCCGACTGCTCGCCGTCACCGATTCGGGGAACGTGCTCGAACGCGACGGCGAGTGGCGCGACCTCGACGCGCCCGGCGAGGTGGCCGACGCCGCACTCACCGCCGACGGCATCTACGCCATCACGGTCGACGGCACCTTCCTCGCCGACGCCGGCGACGGGTGGCGCTCGCGCGTTCTCGGGCTTCCGGGTGCACGCCGGCTTGCAGTCCCGACTGCACGACCCGAGTAG
- the fer gene encoding ferredoxin Fer translates to MPTVEYLNYEVLDDHGWSMDDDNLFEEAASAGLDDEDHGELEVNEGEYILEAAEAQGYDWPFSCRAGACANCASIAVEGDIDMDMQQILSDEEVEEKDVRLTCIGSPATDEVKIVYNAKHLDYLQNRVI, encoded by the coding sequence ATGCCAACTGTAGAATACCTCAACTACGAAGTGCTCGACGACCACGGCTGGTCGATGGACGACGACAACCTCTTCGAGGAGGCGGCTAGCGCCGGTCTCGACGACGAGGACCACGGCGAGCTTGAGGTGAACGAGGGCGAGTACATCCTTGAGGCGGCCGAGGCACAGGGCTACGACTGGCCCTTCTCGTGTCGCGCCGGTGCGTGTGCAAACTGCGCGTCGATTGCCGTCGAGGGCGACATCGACATGGACATGCAGCAGATCCTCTCGGACGAGGAGGTCGAAGAGAAGGACGTCCGACTCACCTGCATCGGTTCGCCCGCGACCGACGAGGTCAAAATCGTCTACAACGCGAAGCACCTCGATTACCTCCAGAACCGCGTCATCTGA
- a CDS encoding ribbon-helix-helix protein, CopG family: MGNKNKTISFRVNEDAFETLREIAEQRDISLSAVFRDYVETLVAHDGQVEVVPEHEIGDTDADEESFPPKVEVPKSFIREHERLELEAEHLREQLDEYKRYVTKLSQQLEDESDEEVIQLEDLDGEQEDEPSFRLG, encoded by the coding sequence ATGGGCAACAAGAACAAGACCATCTCCTTCCGGGTCAACGAGGACGCGTTCGAGACCCTGCGCGAGATTGCCGAACAGCGCGACATCTCGCTGTCGGCGGTGTTTCGCGACTACGTCGAGACGCTCGTTGCCCACGACGGACAGGTAGAGGTCGTTCCCGAACACGAAATCGGCGACACGGACGCCGACGAGGAGTCGTTCCCGCCGAAGGTCGAGGTGCCGAAGAGCTTCATCCGCGAACACGAGCGGCTGGAACTGGAAGCCGAGCACCTGCGTGAACAGCTCGACGAGTACAAGCGCTACGTGACGAAGCTCTCCCAGCAGCTGGAAGACGAGTCCGACGAGGAGGTCATCCAACTGGAGGACCTCGACGGCGAACAGGAAGACGAACCCTCCTTCCGGCTCGGCTAA
- a CDS encoding PGF-CTERM sorting domain-containing protein — protein MSRGPLLAVIFVLVLAVAPASAAAVDLSPAQTQDDTITRTFTVLLTPDAPGEVDVEMAFDLPPDVSQVTTRLPDGTTVRETTGFERTADGYRSTTDSPSLRYTLPVNRTSARGYEYADTGEWAIVPTPRVGFEYSTRSEVSVETNYDTDGPGVAGETMLYLGEHTTYERTTGGTQFRLVVPASGELLANPEAVLDTLAAGTDGLELGDAAGSHVAIAAPTSVQWGPSGLARGSADFWVRAGLPVNAANNVWLHEYVHTRQPTDTTAAMRWSIEGSADYYATLETLRQDRIEFAEFQQFLGRAARYDEATLAEPNTWAEPFVPYVKGRLVAGELDRQIRVASDGSATLATALNDIDGQVSLSEFYSAVESAGNATVRANAERLIETASTPRPWSAPEHRAAFQQDVVTPTATATPTAAVTATATRTATPMATETVTQTRTTTPATEPRTTESPGQPGFGGAVAVGAVVAAGLLARRQK, from the coding sequence ATGTCACGAGGCCCGCTGCTCGCGGTCATTTTTGTTCTCGTTCTCGCCGTTGCTCCCGCGAGCGCCGCAGCTGTCGACCTGTCGCCGGCACAGACGCAGGACGACACGATAACGCGGACGTTCACCGTCTTGCTGACGCCCGACGCGCCCGGCGAGGTCGACGTGGAGATGGCCTTCGACCTCCCGCCGGACGTGTCGCAGGTGACGACCCGCCTTCCCGATGGAACGACCGTTCGAGAGACGACCGGCTTCGAGCGGACGGCCGACGGCTACCGCTCCACGACCGATTCGCCGTCGCTCCGCTACACGCTCCCGGTCAACCGGACGAGCGCGCGCGGCTACGAGTACGCCGACACCGGGGAGTGGGCAATCGTACCGACGCCGCGTGTTGGCTTTGAGTATTCAACACGGAGCGAGGTATCCGTCGAGACCAACTACGACACCGACGGTCCGGGTGTCGCCGGTGAGACGATGCTGTATCTCGGTGAGCACACGACCTACGAGCGCACGACCGGCGGGACGCAGTTCCGCCTCGTCGTTCCCGCGTCCGGCGAGCTGCTCGCGAATCCGGAGGCGGTACTCGATACGCTCGCGGCCGGGACCGACGGTCTCGAACTCGGTGACGCCGCCGGCTCCCACGTCGCCATCGCCGCGCCGACGAGCGTGCAGTGGGGACCGTCGGGGCTCGCCCGCGGTTCCGCGGATTTCTGGGTGCGGGCGGGACTCCCCGTCAACGCGGCGAACAACGTCTGGCTCCACGAGTACGTCCACACCCGCCAGCCGACGGATACGACAGCGGCGATGCGCTGGTCAATCGAGGGTAGTGCGGACTACTACGCCACGCTGGAGACGCTCAGACAGGACCGCATCGAGTTTGCCGAGTTTCAGCAGTTCCTCGGCCGCGCGGCGAGATACGACGAAGCCACCCTCGCGGAGCCGAACACGTGGGCCGAGCCGTTCGTCCCGTACGTGAAGGGTCGACTCGTCGCCGGCGAACTCGACCGTCAGATTCGCGTCGCCTCCGACGGCTCCGCCACGCTCGCGACGGCCCTGAACGACATCGACGGGCAGGTGTCGCTGTCGGAGTTCTATTCGGCCGTCGAATCAGCCGGCAACGCGACCGTCCGCGCGAACGCCGAACGACTCATCGAGACGGCGTCGACGCCACGCCCGTGGTCCGCGCCAGAACACCGGGCGGCGTTCCAGCAGGACGTGGTGACGCCCACTGCGACGGCCACGCCGACCGCGGCAGTCACGGCGACTGCGACCCGGACGGCGACGCCGATGGCTACCGAGACTGTGACCCAGACACGGACGACGACCCCCGCGACGGAGCCACGGACCACTGAATCACCCGGCCAACCCGGATTCGGTGGCGCGGTGGCTGTCGGTGCGGTCGTCGCTGCCGGACTCCTCGCTCGCCGTCAGAAGTAG
- the prs gene encoding ribose-phosphate diphosphokinase has translation MILPGSASQSLAAALADQLDEPLAVVETEHFADGEFKLRVPDAGGDRAIIVAATTSAEAHLELLQLQDLARESFDEVVTVLPYMGYARQDKSFRDGEPVSARAVARALSASTDRVVAVNPHEPAIGEFFDVPFDVVDAAPQLAEPLPDLDDPLFLAPDEGAIGLAETVCEAYGDGSTDYFEKTRSYDTGDVTVEPSGTEPAGRTVVLVDDIVATGSTMSAAIGQLHERDVGEVYVTCLHPMFAANARSKLADAGVAGVWGTDTIERPASAVSVAPALADYF, from the coding sequence ATGATACTGCCGGGGTCGGCCTCACAGTCGCTCGCCGCCGCGCTCGCCGACCAACTGGACGAACCGCTCGCCGTCGTCGAGACGGAACACTTCGCCGACGGTGAGTTCAAGCTCCGAGTGCCCGACGCGGGCGGCGACCGCGCCATCATCGTCGCCGCGACGACCTCCGCCGAGGCACACCTCGAACTGCTTCAACTGCAGGACCTCGCCCGGGAGAGCTTCGACGAGGTGGTGACCGTCCTCCCGTACATGGGGTACGCGCGACAGGACAAGTCGTTCCGCGACGGCGAGCCGGTGTCGGCGCGCGCGGTCGCTCGCGCCCTCTCGGCGAGCACGGACCGCGTCGTCGCGGTGAATCCGCACGAGCCGGCGATTGGCGAGTTCTTCGACGTACCGTTCGACGTGGTCGATGCCGCACCGCAGTTGGCCGAACCGCTCCCCGATCTCGATGACCCGCTGTTTCTCGCCCCCGACGAGGGCGCAATCGGGCTGGCAGAAACCGTGTGTGAGGCGTACGGCGACGGGAGCACGGACTACTTCGAGAAGACCCGTTCGTACGACACCGGCGACGTGACCGTCGAGCCGTCGGGTACGGAACCGGCGGGCCGGACGGTCGTGCTCGTCGACGATATCGTCGCGACCGGCTCCACGATGTCGGCCGCCATCGGCCAACTCCACGAGCGCGACGTGGGCGAGGTGTACGTCACCTGCCTCCATCCGATGTTCGCCGCGAACGCGCGCTCGAAACTGGCCGACGCTGGCGTCGCCGGCGTCTGGGGCACCGACACCATCGAGCGCCCCGCGAGCGCCGTCTCGGTCGCCCCGGCGCTGGCCGACTACTTCTGA
- the glmM gene encoding phosphoglucosamine mutase encodes MKVFGSSGVRGVVGETITPAFVGRVAKAAGSTLGAETVAVARDTRRTGEMLADAAAGGLAAVGSDVHRLGVAPTPAAQAYAEREGVPVVMITASHNPPAYNGVKLVGRDGIELSRDALERIEDRLLADRYETKAWDETGESERVENTRRAYVDQLLAAVDRERIADADLTVALDPGHGAGALTSPEFFRELGCRVVTVNAQPDGHFPGRDPEPVAENLADLGALVRATDADVGIAHDGDADRAIFYDEHGDYIEGDATLAALAEARLDAGDTAVSAVNVSQRLVDVTNRVGADLELTPIGSTYIITRIRELQNEGETVPVAGEGNGGILFPNYRLARDGAYTAASFLELLADQPASAAVADYGGYVNVRRNVEYDSDAEREALLAAVEEYAAEADAEPTTTDGYRLDYGDAWVLARPSGTEPVVRIYAEARDRDRAESLVEGVHDRLLAALE; translated from the coding sequence ATGAAGGTCTTCGGGTCGAGCGGGGTCCGCGGCGTCGTCGGAGAAACCATCACGCCGGCGTTCGTCGGCCGCGTCGCCAAGGCCGCCGGCTCCACGCTCGGTGCCGAGACGGTCGCCGTTGCGCGTGACACCCGTCGCACGGGGGAGATGCTGGCCGACGCCGCCGCCGGTGGGTTGGCCGCCGTCGGCAGCGACGTGCACCGACTCGGCGTCGCGCCGACGCCCGCCGCGCAGGCGTACGCCGAACGCGAGGGCGTTCCCGTCGTGATGATAACCGCGAGTCACAACCCGCCCGCGTACAACGGCGTCAAGCTCGTCGGCCGCGACGGCATCGAACTGTCGCGCGACGCGCTCGAACGCATCGAGGACCGCCTGCTCGCCGACCGCTACGAGACGAAGGCGTGGGACGAGACGGGCGAGAGCGAGCGGGTCGAGAACACCCGCCGCGCGTACGTCGACCAACTGCTCGCCGCCGTCGACCGCGAACGAATCGCCGACGCCGACCTGACGGTCGCACTCGACCCCGGCCACGGTGCCGGCGCGCTCACCTCGCCCGAGTTCTTCCGCGAACTCGGCTGCCGGGTCGTCACCGTCAACGCCCAGCCGGACGGCCACTTCCCCGGCCGCGACCCCGAACCCGTCGCCGAGAACCTCGCCGACCTCGGCGCGCTCGTCCGGGCGACCGACGCCGACGTGGGGATCGCCCACGACGGTGACGCCGACCGCGCCATCTTCTATGATGAACACGGCGACTACATCGAGGGTGACGCTACGCTCGCCGCGCTCGCCGAGGCGCGACTCGATGCGGGCGACACCGCCGTCTCTGCGGTCAACGTCTCCCAGCGGCTCGTCGACGTGACGAATCGCGTCGGTGCCGACCTCGAACTCACGCCGATCGGCTCGACGTACATCATCACCCGCATCCGCGAACTCCAGAACGAGGGCGAGACCGTCCCCGTCGCCGGCGAGGGGAACGGGGGGATTCTGTTCCCGAACTACCGGCTCGCGCGCGACGGGGCCTACACCGCCGCCAGCTTCCTCGAACTGCTCGCCGACCAGCCCGCAAGCGCGGCGGTCGCCGACTACGGGGGCTACGTCAACGTCCGGCGCAACGTCGAGTACGACTCCGACGCCGAGCGCGAGGCACTACTCGCGGCCGTCGAGGAGTACGCCGCCGAGGCCGACGCCGAGCCGACCACGACCGACGGCTACCGACTCGACTACGGCGACGCGTGGGTGCTCGCGCGCCCCTCGGGAACGGAGCCGGTCGTCAGAATCTACGCCGAGGCGCGCGACCGCGACCGCGCCGAGTCGCTCGTCGAGGGGGTTCACGACCGTCTGCTCGCCGCGCTCGAGTAG
- a CDS encoding amino acid-binding protein, with the protein MFDEIMAKFADSPGQRAVVRLLLERGFSVNADGRVVSGGIEIPNTGLAREVGVDRRVVDATTDAILDDPELERVFRNISAIPSLMDLAPVLGLTVLTIHPNTAEVPGIVAAVTTAIAEHDISIRQTISEDPEFTDEPKLYVVTDEPLPGELVTDIQTLEFVRKLELE; encoded by the coding sequence ATGTTCGACGAAATCATGGCGAAGTTCGCCGACTCGCCCGGCCAGCGGGCAGTCGTGCGACTGCTGCTCGAACGCGGCTTCTCCGTCAACGCCGACGGGCGGGTGGTCTCGGGGGGCATCGAAATCCCCAACACCGGGCTGGCGCGGGAGGTGGGCGTGGACCGCCGGGTGGTCGACGCGACGACCGACGCCATCCTCGATGACCCGGAACTCGAACGCGTCTTCCGGAACATCTCCGCGATTCCCTCGCTGATGGACCTCGCGCCGGTGCTCGGCTTGACCGTGTTGACCATCCACCCGAACACCGCCGAGGTGCCGGGCATCGTCGCGGCCGTCACGACCGCCATCGCCGAACACGATATCTCGATTCGACAGACCATCTCCGAGGACCCCGAGTTCACCGACGAGCCGAAGCTCTACGTCGTCACCGACGAACCCCTCCCCGGGGAACTGGTGACCGACATCCAGACGCTGGAGTTCGTCCGGAAGCTCGAACTCGAATGA